From Triticum aestivum cultivar Chinese Spring chromosome 4A, IWGSC CS RefSeq v2.1, whole genome shotgun sequence, a single genomic window includes:
- the LOC123082727 gene encoding zinc finger MYM-type protein 1-like, with the protein MICSHIQKDLATCCALEVTKVIKNELGDKNFAILVDEARDCSIKEQMAIILRFLDDNGELQERFLAIKHITDCTSAGIKEALFHVLKYHGLSINRLRGQGYDGASNMRGEFNGLQKLIHDESPYAFYVHCFAHQLQLVVVTVAQCCPVIADIFNFLPLIVTQVGSSCKRKDALLAKHQDDLIEMMENGKISSETGLHQETNLARPGVTRWGSHLRTLLRVYTMWNAVVDVLAIVIEDAREHTSQGGALGLLVQMECFQFVFIMIFLINLLNITNMLSQALQRKNQDVVEAMQLILDVKEALQTMRDNGYEPLCEQAKNFCEEHGIDVPNMDDLVGAMGQSARSKNKVTRDHYFRVSIFNVAIDATLTEMNHRFNEVNTELVDCMSCLNPANNFSKFNDEKLIRLAEIYVEDFTQAERLLLRYELPTFLTNIRRSEEFNGCPDISTLAHLMIQTMKHRTFQLVYRLIELTLILPVATSLVERIFSAMKVIKTDLHNKISDDWLNDLMVCYCEKRRFKSIPDDQIMIRFQKKKNRKGHLPPEYDVIS; encoded by the exons ATGatatgttcacatattcaaaaggACCTTGCTACATGTTGTGCTTTGGAGGTAACCAAAGTCATCAAGAATGAGCTTGGAGATAAGAATTTTGCGATACTTGTTGATGAGGCTAGAGATTGCTCAATAAAGGAGCAAATGGCAATAATTTTGAG ATTTTTGGATGATAATGGGGAGCTTCAGGAGAGATTTCTTGCTATTAAGCACATCACAGATTGCACATCTGCCGGAATTAAAGAAGCATTGTTTCATGTCTTAAAGTACCATGGCTTGTCTATTAATAGGCTACGTGGACAGGGTTATGATGGGGCTTCAAACATGAGAGGAGAATTCAATGGTTTGCAAAAGCTAATTCATGATGAGAGTCCATATGCTTTCTATGTTCACTGTTTTGCCCATCAGTTGCAACTAGTGGTTGTCACAGTGGCTCAATGTTGTCCGGTTATTGCTGATATTTTCAACTTTCTTCCCTTGATAGTGACTCAGGTGGGTTCATCCTGCAAAAGAAAAGATGCATTGCTTGCAAAGCATCAAGATGACTTGATAGAGATGATGGAGAATGGTAAGATATCATCTGAAACTGGTTTACATCAAGAAACTAACCTAGCTAGACCAGGAGTTACTCGTTGGGGCTCACATCTTAGAACCTTGCTTCGTGTTTACACAATGTGGAATGCAGTGGTGGATGTGCTTGCAATTGTGATTGAGGATGCCCGGGAACACACTTCTCAAGGTGGAGCTTTAGGTTTGTTGGTACAGATGGAATGCTTCCAATTTGTGTTCATCATGATATTCTTAATAAACTTGTTGAACATCACAAATATGCTATCACAAGCTTTGCAAAGGAAGAATCAAGATGTTGTTGAAGCCATGCAATTGATCTTGGATGTGAAAGAAGCTTTGCAAACTATGAGGGACAATGGGTATGAGCCATTATGTGAGCAAGCAAAAAACTTTTGTGAGGAACATGGCATTGACGTGCCAAATATGGATGATCTTGTTGGAGCTATGGGGCAATCTGCTCGAAGCAAGAATAAGGTGACTCGAGATCATTATTTCAGGGTGAGCATATTCAATGTTGCGATTGATGCAACTCTCACTGAGATGAACCACCGATTCAATGAAGTTAACACCGAGTTAGTGGATTGCATGTCTTGTCTTAATCCAGCTAACAACTTCTCAAAGTTTAATGATGAGAAACTTATTCGGCTTGCTGAAATTTATGTTGAAGATTTTACACAAGCTGAACGGCTGTTGCTAAGATACGAGCTTCCAACATTCCTTACAAATATTAGGAGAAGTGAGGAATTTAATGGATGTCCGGATATTTCTACTCTTGCTCATTTGATGATCCAAACAATGAAACATAGAACTTTCCAATTGGTATATCGCCTTATCGAGTTGACATTGATTCTTCCAGTGGCAACTTCGTTGGTTGAGCGAATATTTTCAGCAATGAAGGTCATCAAAACCGATTTGCACAATAAGATATCAGATGATTGGCTCAATGATTTAATGGTATGCTACTGTGAGAAAAGGAGATTTAAAAGTATTCCAGATGATCAAATTATGATAcgatttcagaaaaagaaaaaccgCAAAGGACATTTGCCTCCTGAGTATGATGTTATTTCTTAG
- the LOC123082728 gene encoding scopoletin glucosyltransferase-like, with the protein MAVVKGEQQPPLHILFFPFLAPGHLIPIADMAALFAARGIRCTVLTTPVNAAIIRSTVDRANDAFRGADYPAINISIVPFPDIGGLPPGVENGMALTSDVDRERFFEAAQLLREPFERFLADNRPDAVVSDSFWHWSADAAAEHGVPRLAFLGTSMLARSCTESMLRNNPLETVPDDPDALVLLPGLPHRVQLRRSQMMIDPAKRPDHWALFQSINAADQRSFGEVFNSFHELEPDYVEHYHRTLGRRAWLVGPVALASKDMAGRGTDALSPDANSCLRWLDTKPAGSVVYVSFGTLTTSSPAEMHQLARGLALSGVDFVWVIGAAGQALDTSEWMPEGFADLMARGRRGFIIRGWAPQLLILDHSAVGGFLTHCGWNSTLEAVSAGVPMVTWPRYADQLHNEQLVVEVLGVGVSITGGKDYASSGEVLGEAIAESIVRLMGNSEEGDAVREKAKDLGMKSRCAVENGGSSYNDVGSLMDKLMARRLPVMGVIIGSIMHAN; encoded by the coding sequence ATGGCTGTCGTCAAAGGCGAGCAGCAGCCACCGCTGCACATCCTCTTCTTTCCGTTCCTCGCCCCCGGCCACCTCATACCGATCGCCGACATGGCCGCGCTCTTCGCCGCCCGCGGCATCAGGTGCACCGTCCTCACCACGCCCGTCAACGCTGCCATCATCCGCTCCACCGTCGACCGTGCCAACGACGCATTCCGTGGCGCCGACTACCCGGCGATTAACATATCCATCGTTCCTTTCCCTGACATCGGGGGCCTCCCGCCGGGCGTCGAGAACGGCATGGCCCTTACGTCCGACGTCGACCGCGAAAGGTTCTTCGAAGCGGCGCAGCTGCTCCGCGAGCCCTTCGAGCGGTTCTTGGCCGACAACCGCCCCGACGCCGTGGTGTCCGACAGCTTTTGGCACTGGTCCGCGGACGCCGCCGCGGAGCACGGCGTCCCGCGCCTCGCGTTCCTCGGCACCAGCATGCTGGCGCGGTCCTGCACCGAAAGCATGCTGCGCAACAACCCGCTGGAGACCGTCCCCGACGACCCCGATGCTCTCGTTCTGCTACCGGGGCTGCCGCACCGCGTCCAGCTGAGGCGGAGTCAAATGATGATCGACCCCGCGAAGCGGCCTGACCACTGGGCGCTGTTCCAGAGCATCAACGCCGCGGACCAGCGGAGCTTCGGCGAGGTGTTCAATAGCTTCCACGAGCTGGAGCCGGACTACGTCGAGCACTACCACAGGACGCTCGGCCGCCGAGCATGGCTCGTCGGGCCGGTCGCGCTCGCAAGCAAGGACATGGCTGGGAGGGGCACGGACGCGCTCTCGCCGGACGCGAACAGCTGCCTACGGTGGCTGGACACGAAGCCCGCCGGCTCGGTGGTGTACGTCTCCTTCGGCACGCTGACCACTTCCTCGCCGGCGGAGATGCACCAGCTCGCCCGCGGCCTCGCGCTCTCAGGCGTGGATTTCGTGTGGGTGATCGGCGCCGCAGGCCAAGCCCTAGACACTTCAGAGTGGATGCCTGAAGGCTTCGCCGACCTGATGGCGCGCGGCCGCCGAGGGTTCATCATCAGAGGTTGGGCGCCGCAGTTGCTCATCCTAGACCACTCTGCCGTCGGTGGGTTCTTGACGCACTGTGGCTGGAACTCGACGCTCGAGGCCGTGAGCGCCGGTGTGCCGATGGTCACGTGGCCGCGGTATGCAGATCAGCTCCACAACGAGCAGCTCGTAGTGGAGGTGCTTGGAGTGGGTGTCAGCATCACCGGTGGCAAGGACTACGCGTCTTCTGGGGAGGTGCTGGGGGAGGCGATCGCCGAATCCATTGTTAGATTGATGGGCAACAGCGAGGAGGGCGACGCGGTACGAGAGAAGGCCAAGGACCTCGGCATGAAGTCAAGGTGCGCGGTGGAGAACGGTGGATCTTCGTACAATGACGTGGGCAGTCTGATGGACAAGTTGATGGCTCGTAGGCTGCCCGTAATGGGAgttatcataggtagtatcatgcatgccaactaa